A genomic segment from Nitrospira sp. encodes:
- a CDS encoding multimodular transpeptidase-transglycosylase — protein sequence MGRTRVCQARSFTGAASNDPYGCDFVCGIAYAHGHGNAVVTFGRGWVVRGSLAVVGVALLAAGVVASYGLYLSASLALPAGDEHPPRLIYGAPFLLKPDLDLASSHLIERLHRLGYRAVETAVHAPGEYRLTSSELDIYLHEFPDLHFRPSPIRLTFEQGRVLKVLSIEHGDELFPAYLEPQLISGLRGASRQVREWVPYDDMPARFIDVLLAIEDRRFFNHPGIDPVAVGRALWTNLVRGTVIQGGSTITQQLAKNLFYSPQRTLGRKLKESIAALVLEAKYRKKAILESYLNEIYLGQVGSVSIYGVGEAAHRYFGKPVAALSLEETALLVGMIKGPNTYSPIRNPMLAKQRRDVVLGRLHEQGLLSDDDWKQATATPVRVMPPQETLADAPFFIDHLLRQVEETTGAPLPDGVRVYTTLDPVLQRLATQAVGDGLAKLETAYPALAGRADPVQGALVALDPATGSILAMVGSRDYRTSQFNRAVQARRQPGSLFKPLVYLAALDARRELAGGQPITAATLIVDEPVTFESAAGRWSPQNYDHRFHGTVSLRTALEQSLNVPAVKIAQSVGTKRILQTAHRLGIRSPLDDNLSIALGTSAVSLLEMTSAFGALAHEGLVIAPTALQTVMTTEGVPTWRHTPERHQAVSPQAAYVMTSLLKGVVERGTAGKAKVMGLRGIVAGKTGTTDGYRDAWFIGYTPELTVGAWVGFDGEEALHLTGAQAALPLWVDFMRQIQPAASRDFVMPPAVVTRDIDPQTGQLATSRCPQRSAELFIDGTEPSIYCEVHGSGFWERLKRSFGFS from the coding sequence ATGGGACGGACGAGGGTTTGTCAAGCTCGGAGCTTCACCGGGGCTGCGTCGAACGATCCGTACGGGTGTGATTTCGTCTGCGGGATCGCGTATGCTCACGGACATGGGAATGCGGTGGTGACGTTCGGTAGAGGCTGGGTGGTGCGAGGGAGCCTGGCTGTGGTCGGCGTTGCCCTGCTCGCTGCGGGGGTTGTGGCGAGCTATGGATTGTATCTGTCGGCCAGCTTGGCCTTGCCCGCCGGCGACGAACATCCCCCCCGCCTGATCTATGGCGCGCCGTTTCTGTTGAAACCGGACCTTGATCTCGCCTCGTCGCATCTCATCGAACGGCTCCATCGGCTCGGCTATCGCGCCGTCGAGACCGCGGTGCACGCGCCTGGTGAGTATCGCCTCACTTCGTCCGAACTCGATATTTATCTGCATGAGTTTCCCGACCTCCATTTCAGACCGTCGCCGATCCGGCTGACCTTCGAACAGGGGCGGGTCTTGAAGGTCCTGTCGATCGAGCACGGCGACGAGTTGTTCCCTGCCTACCTGGAACCGCAGCTGATCAGCGGCTTGCGCGGGGCCTCGCGGCAGGTGCGGGAGTGGGTGCCGTACGACGACATGCCGGCCCGGTTCATCGATGTGTTGCTGGCCATCGAGGATCGCCGTTTTTTCAACCATCCCGGCATCGATCCGGTCGCCGTGGGCCGGGCATTGTGGACCAATCTGGTACGGGGAACGGTCATTCAGGGCGGCAGTACGATCACGCAGCAGCTGGCGAAAAATCTGTTCTATTCCCCGCAACGCACCCTGGGAAGAAAGCTCAAGGAGTCCATCGCCGCGTTGGTGCTGGAGGCGAAGTATCGCAAGAAGGCCATTCTCGAAAGTTACCTCAACGAGATCTATCTCGGGCAGGTCGGGTCCGTCTCGATCTACGGGGTGGGGGAGGCTGCCCACCGGTATTTCGGAAAGCCTGTGGCCGCCCTCAGCCTGGAGGAAACGGCCTTGCTGGTGGGGATGATCAAGGGGCCGAACACCTATTCGCCCATCAGGAATCCCATGCTGGCCAAACAACGCCGCGATGTGGTGTTGGGACGGCTCCACGAACAGGGGCTCTTGAGCGACGATGACTGGAAACAGGCGACGGCGACACCGGTCCGGGTCATGCCGCCGCAAGAGACATTGGCCGACGCGCCGTTTTTCATCGACCACCTTCTGCGACAGGTCGAGGAGACGACCGGCGCACCGCTTCCGGACGGCGTCAGGGTCTACACGACACTCGACCCTGTGCTGCAGCGGCTGGCTACGCAAGCAGTCGGAGATGGCCTCGCCAAGCTGGAAACCGCCTATCCGGCGCTGGCGGGCCGTGCCGACCCGGTGCAGGGCGCGTTGGTCGCGCTGGATCCCGCCACGGGGTCCATTCTCGCGATGGTGGGCAGTCGCGACTATCGAACGAGCCAATTCAACCGGGCCGTGCAGGCCAGGCGCCAGCCTGGCTCGTTGTTCAAGCCTCTGGTCTACCTCGCGGCGCTGGACGCCCGTCGCGAATTGGCCGGTGGGCAGCCGATCACGGCGGCGACATTGATCGTCGATGAGCCGGTGACGTTCGAGTCGGCCGCCGGGCGGTGGTCGCCCCAGAACTATGACCATCGGTTCCACGGCACGGTGTCGCTGCGGACGGCGTTGGAACAATCGCTGAATGTCCCGGCCGTGAAGATCGCGCAATCCGTCGGAACGAAACGAATCCTCCAAACGGCGCACCGGTTGGGCATCCGCAGCCCGTTGGACGACAACCTTTCCATCGCCCTGGGCACCTCCGCCGTGTCGCTCCTGGAGATGACCTCGGCATTCGGAGCCCTCGCGCATGAGGGGCTGGTCATCGCTCCGACGGCGTTGCAGACCGTCATGACGACGGAAGGGGTTCCGACCTGGCGCCATACGCCTGAACGGCATCAGGCCGTGTCTCCGCAAGCGGCCTATGTCATGACGTCGTTGCTCAAGGGGGTTGTGGAGCGCGGAACGGCGGGAAAAGCGAAGGTGATGGGCCTTCGAGGCATCGTGGCGGGGAAGACCGGCACGACGGACGGCTACCGCGATGCCTGGTTCATCGGCTATACGCCGGAGTTGACCGTCGGAGCCTGGGTGGGATTCGATGGCGAAGAGGCGCTGCACCTGACCGGGGCGCAGGCCGCGTTGCCGCTCTGGGTGGACTTCATGCGGCAGATCCAACCGGCCGCCTCGCGCGATTTTGTAATGCCGCCGGCCGTCGTCACACGTGACATCGATCCCCAGACCGGTCAACTGGCCACCTCGCGTTGTCCGCAACGGTCGGCGGAATTGTTTATCGACGGCACGGAGCCCTCGATCTACTGCGAAGTGCACGGAAGCGGATTCTGGGAACGATTGAAACGGAGTTTCGGTTTTTCCTAG
- a CDS encoding BolA family protein has product MISDESVTAFIRQLFPDAVVVVIDKTGTRDHLIVRVTSDGFVGKNLLDRHRMVYQALAVPMKDGRIHALEITATTKDEAI; this is encoded by the coding sequence ATGATTTCCGATGAGTCCGTGACAGCCTTCATCCGCCAGCTGTTTCCTGACGCAGTCGTGGTCGTGATCGACAAGACCGGGACGCGGGACCATTTGATCGTGCGGGTGACCTCGGATGGGTTCGTCGGCAAGAATCTTCTGGACCGGCACCGGATGGTATATCAAGCGTTAGCCGTTCCGATGAAAGACGGCCGTATTCATGCCTTGGAGATTACCGCCACAACCAAGGATGAAGCCATATAG
- a CDS encoding Glycosyl transferase, family 2: protein MLQTMEQAAEPVVLRPAALTIAVIIPVLNEAKVIGRTLAHTASLGFDDLVVVDGGSSDQTRSIVESFATPLQTAPFGAPPVPPASIRLLSASPGRARQLNAGAATGRCDVLLFLHADTHLPPDARHAVTEALSDRACIGGRFNVRFDSDRLSARIIETMMNLRSRLSGIATGDQVLFVRREVFERIGGFADIPLMEDIELTRRLKRTGHLAPLTECVVTSFRRWEQNGPLRTILLMWTLRFLYWIGVSPHRLQHFYAMVR from the coding sequence GTGCTCCAAACCATGGAGCAGGCTGCTGAACCTGTCGTTCTCCGTCCCGCCGCGTTGACGATCGCCGTCATCATCCCGGTCTTGAATGAAGCCAAGGTGATCGGCCGGACCCTCGCTCACACCGCCTCGCTCGGTTTCGACGACCTCGTCGTCGTGGACGGCGGCAGTTCCGATCAGACCCGTTCCATTGTCGAATCGTTCGCGACTCCTCTTCAGACAGCCCCCTTCGGCGCCCCTCCAGTGCCGCCCGCTTCGATTCGTCTCCTGTCAGCCTCACCAGGGCGCGCCCGCCAGCTCAACGCCGGCGCGGCAACCGGCCGGTGCGACGTGCTGCTGTTCCTCCATGCCGATACCCACCTCCCGCCCGATGCCAGGCATGCCGTCACGGAGGCGCTTTCCGACCGCGCCTGCATCGGCGGACGGTTCAATGTTCGCTTCGACTCCGATCGCCTGTCGGCACGTATCATCGAGACCATGATGAACCTGCGCTCCCGCCTGAGCGGCATCGCCACGGGCGACCAGGTCCTCTTCGTGCGGCGCGAGGTCTTTGAACGGATCGGAGGATTCGCGGACATTCCTCTCATGGAAGACATCGAGCTGACACGCCGCCTCAAACGGACCGGGCACCTCGCCCCGCTGACGGAGTGTGTGGTGACGTCCTTCCGCCGGTGGGAACAGAACGGCCCCCTCCGCACAATTCTGTTGATGTGGACCCTGCGCTTCCTGTACTGGATCGGGGTGAGCCCCCATCGACTGCAACATTTTTACGCCATGGTGAGATGA
- a CDS encoding Periplasmic sensor signal transduction histidine kinase, translating to MTTTSRPLSKATGWGLKRKLIVSMLLVGVVPLLLGLGMAFLQGSKEIQVVSGESFQALATEAARKLDLLVAEEVARTSRIAVHPDIVRELEHRRDALQSPDKNPAHIALARQRTGWETRDPAAVKALTENSSALLLQGFYVGAHSEPDQLLPQVVRAATKKLFITDVQGNLFAALTTKPDFAHADSPWWKGTYNNGVGQLFIEDLHFDDQANAYVFSISLPIMDSLRYEVVGVLHRVIDAKEFFSPSIHPIRFGKTGHVMLIDSRGIVLSCPILPTGVRLSDPALIPHVTLRQSGWVTADSDGHGGSGTAIIGFAPLPETSRATNGSLELGAWHTFVWQSSDELFAPIRHLMLWMVILALVALGLLATLGYLAASRIVTPVRRLQEAARLIGRGELREPIQIHTGDELEDLAVEFNRMHAQLETAFAGLNTQVEEKTQEVHYLQKSTDQVLDAVPTPIIMVDQQNRVQYMNRASREALDTNGSDWSARPLFDLLPIDHGHREALQRDLRLVDQGGPRESPLSDPTFAPKEARDPLAPALGHALSTNRRELTIGNHVYHYEWFSLESRSGAGKRFGLVLRDTTDESRLQDQLIQAEKSGSLDVLTAGIGHELNNPLFGILGLGEAIQEEGDLARAKSYAQDIVDHGRRMAAIIRDFTGMAARESKNQRMPVDVTAQLEQALMIIQTSHDCLGINVQKHYVTLPPVTALPDQLRLAFINILTNAIQAMGGRGDLWLSTEEQGGVITIKIRDNGPGIPKQHLGKVFDPFFTTKGQGEGSGLGLTVAQRLIKKFGGEIRLESPEGQGTTCIITLPTEKSGVRKEESCMSS from the coding sequence ATGACGACCACCTCACGCCCCCTTTCAAAAGCCACCGGCTGGGGACTGAAACGGAAGCTGATCGTCTCCATGCTGCTGGTCGGCGTGGTCCCTCTCTTGCTCGGCCTCGGCATGGCCTTTCTACAGGGTTCGAAAGAAATCCAAGTCGTCAGCGGCGAAAGCTTCCAGGCGCTGGCCACGGAGGCGGCCCGCAAACTCGATCTGCTGGTGGCGGAGGAGGTGGCGCGAACATCCCGTATCGCCGTCCATCCGGACATCGTCCGTGAATTGGAACACCGGCGCGACGCGCTGCAAAGTCCGGACAAAAATCCGGCACACATCGCACTGGCCCGTCAACGGACAGGCTGGGAGACGCGGGACCCGGCAGCGGTGAAAGCCCTCACCGAGAACTCCAGCGCCCTTCTCTTACAGGGCTTCTACGTCGGGGCGCACAGCGAACCGGACCAGCTTCTGCCCCAGGTCGTCCGTGCCGCCACAAAAAAGTTGTTCATCACGGATGTCCAGGGGAATCTCTTTGCGGCTCTCACGACAAAACCCGACTTTGCCCATGCGGACAGCCCGTGGTGGAAAGGCACCTACAACAACGGAGTCGGCCAGCTCTTCATCGAAGATCTCCACTTCGATGACCAAGCCAATGCCTATGTGTTCAGCATTTCGCTCCCGATCATGGACAGCCTCCGTTACGAAGTGGTCGGCGTTCTCCATCGCGTGATCGATGCCAAGGAATTTTTCTCTCCCTCGATCCATCCCATTCGATTCGGCAAAACCGGCCATGTGATGCTGATCGACAGCCGGGGCATCGTCCTCAGTTGTCCCATCCTTCCCACCGGCGTGCGCCTCTCGGACCCGGCGCTCATCCCCCATGTGACCCTGCGCCAGTCAGGTTGGGTGACGGCCGACAGCGACGGACACGGCGGCAGCGGCACGGCCATCATCGGGTTCGCCCCGCTTCCGGAGACCAGCCGCGCCACGAACGGCTCCCTGGAACTGGGCGCCTGGCATACCTTCGTTTGGCAGTCTTCCGACGAACTCTTCGCTCCGATCCGGCACCTCATGTTGTGGATGGTGATCCTCGCTCTGGTCGCGCTAGGGTTGCTCGCCACCCTAGGGTATCTCGCCGCCAGCCGAATCGTCACCCCGGTCCGTCGGCTGCAGGAAGCCGCTCGACTCATCGGACGCGGAGAACTGCGCGAACCGATCCAGATCCACACAGGGGATGAATTGGAAGACTTAGCGGTCGAGTTCAACCGCATGCATGCCCAACTGGAAACCGCCTTTGCCGGGTTGAACACGCAGGTCGAAGAAAAAACGCAGGAAGTGCATTATCTCCAAAAATCCACCGATCAAGTCCTCGACGCCGTGCCGACCCCGATCATCATGGTCGACCAGCAAAACCGGGTTCAGTATATGAATCGCGCCTCGCGGGAAGCCCTCGATACCAACGGAAGCGACTGGTCTGCGCGTCCGCTCTTCGACCTGCTGCCGATAGATCACGGCCATCGCGAGGCCCTGCAACGGGACCTGCGACTGGTCGATCAGGGGGGTCCGAGAGAATCTCCCCTCTCCGATCCGACCTTTGCTCCGAAAGAAGCGCGTGACCCGCTGGCTCCGGCCCTCGGCCATGCCTTATCCACGAATCGCCGAGAACTGACGATCGGGAATCATGTGTATCACTACGAATGGTTCTCGCTGGAAAGCCGCAGCGGCGCGGGGAAGCGGTTCGGACTCGTCCTGCGCGATACCACCGACGAAAGCCGATTGCAGGACCAGCTGATTCAAGCGGAGAAATCCGGCAGTCTCGACGTCCTGACCGCCGGTATCGGACATGAACTCAACAACCCGCTCTTCGGCATTCTCGGCCTGGGCGAGGCGATTCAAGAAGAAGGCGATCTGGCCCGCGCGAAGAGTTATGCGCAGGACATCGTCGATCATGGCAGGAGGATGGCGGCGATCATCCGCGACTTCACCGGGATGGCGGCACGTGAATCGAAAAACCAACGCATGCCGGTGGATGTCACCGCCCAGTTGGAGCAAGCCCTGATGATCATCCAGACCTCGCATGATTGCCTGGGGATCAACGTCCAGAAACATTACGTGACACTGCCCCCCGTGACGGCGCTGCCGGACCAACTTCGACTGGCCTTCATCAACATCCTCACCAATGCCATCCAAGCGATGGGAGGCCGAGGCGACCTGTGGTTGAGCACGGAGGAACAGGGCGGGGTGATCACCATCAAGATCCGGGACAACGGACCGGGCATTCCCAAGCAACATCTCGGTAAAGTCTTCGATCCGTTCTTTACGACGAAAGGACAAGGAGAGGGTTCCGGCCTCGGCCTGACCGTGGCGCAACGGTTGATCAAGAAATTCGGCGGAGAAATCAGGCTGGAGAGTCCGGAAGGACAGGGCACGACCTGCATCATCACCCTGCCGACAGAGAAGTCGGGGGTACGGAAGGAGGAATCATGCATGTCATCCTGA
- a CDS encoding Glutaredoxin-like protein: MADPIEEEIQQEIKANKILIYGKGTKTMPMCGFTRETMHFFEKYGYPYEVIDVLSQPAKREALTKLTNWPTLPKVFIDGQFYGDTDILDPMEAKGEVVPLLKKAFGTQ, translated from the coding sequence ATGGCTGACCCGATCGAAGAAGAGATCCAACAAGAAATCAAAGCCAATAAGATTCTGATCTATGGCAAGGGGACGAAGACCATGCCGATGTGTGGGTTTACAAGGGAAACCATGCATTTTTTCGAGAAGTATGGCTATCCCTATGAAGTCATCGACGTGTTGTCGCAACCGGCCAAGCGCGAAGCGTTGACCAAGTTGACGAATTGGCCGACTCTCCCCAAGGTGTTCATCGACGGTCAATTTTACGGTGATACGGATATCCTGGACCCGATGGAAGCCAAGGGAGAAGTGGTACCCCTGCTGAAGAAGGCGTTCGGAACGCAGTAA
- a CDS encoding Glycosyltransferase: MNGQASERQKKGSVALVIFAKAPVPGQVKTRLCPALTEDEAATLHGSFVLDTLERTKAAVGKFTLPVDRFLACAPSSAHVFFKIMEARHGVTLLDQQGEDLGARMQQAFDRLFSHGYRQVCLVGTDVPSLPLTHYRDAIGSFAQHDLVIGPAKDGGYYLIGLTKPCPTLFTDMPWSTDQVLALTQQKAAAARLRTTLLPTWRDIDTLDDLQALIDACAVDKKRPKQERVFSMRTAGTLELLAKRLRTRQP, translated from the coding sequence ATGAACGGTCAGGCGTCGGAGCGGCAGAAGAAGGGATCGGTAGCCCTGGTCATCTTCGCCAAGGCTCCCGTCCCGGGACAGGTTAAAACACGGCTCTGTCCCGCGCTGACCGAGGACGAGGCTGCGACGCTCCATGGAAGCTTCGTCCTCGACACACTCGAACGGACCAAAGCCGCCGTCGGCAAATTCACGCTTCCGGTTGATCGTTTTCTTGCCTGTGCTCCATCGAGCGCCCACGTCTTTTTCAAGATCATGGAGGCTCGCCATGGAGTCACGCTCCTCGACCAACAGGGCGAAGACCTCGGCGCCCGGATGCAGCAGGCATTCGACCGCCTCTTTTCACACGGCTATCGGCAAGTCTGCCTCGTCGGCACCGATGTGCCGTCGCTGCCACTCACGCATTACCGCGATGCAATCGGATCATTCGCGCAACATGATCTGGTGATCGGTCCGGCCAAGGACGGCGGGTACTATTTGATCGGCTTGACCAAACCTTGCCCCACTCTATTCACGGATATGCCCTGGTCGACCGATCAGGTGTTGGCGCTCACGCAGCAGAAGGCTGCGGCAGCGAGGTTAAGGACAACGCTCCTGCCGACATGGAGGGACATCGATACTCTCGACGATCTCCAAGCCTTGATCGACGCCTGCGCAGTGGATAAGAAACGCCCCAAACAAGAGCGGGTGTTTTCGATGAGAACGGCGGGCACGTTGGAATTGCTCGCGAAACGACTTCGAACCAGGCAACCTTAA
- a CDS encoding Integral membrane protein, whose translation MGEDLRGKSPLCVDLDGTLVKTDLLWESLLALLKQSPFLLFQLPFWLLKGRAYFKHEIARRVTLDVATLPYHQELIEFLSNERRAGRELVLATASHITFARAVAAHLRLFDDRVFGSDASVNLKGARKVALLVERYGVRRFAYAGNSTADLPVWAEANEAIIVNAPAGLVNRAQALTTVTRVFTEPVQWLKLFAKALRMHQWAKNVLIFVPVIASHQFTNSRMMVQACLAFLAFNLSASSVYILNDCLDLASDRRHPRKMHRPFASGRLPIPFGLLLAAGCLLGGILLTLALPPLFWLVLVGYLALTTAYSFYLKQFVLLDVILLAQLYTVRVYGGGAATGVVPSHWLLTFSLFLFLSLALVKRFTELRLMNQADGKELYGRGYWVTDQEYISSIGSASGLLAVLVLALYISSKEVLLLYSHAEVLWLVCPVMLYWISRVWMLAYRNKMDDDPVVFAVRDPKSYVMAAMIGAILFFAK comes from the coding sequence ATGGGTGAGGATCTCCGAGGCAAAAGCCCCCTCTGTGTCGATCTTGATGGTACGCTCGTCAAGACCGACCTTCTGTGGGAGTCCCTGCTGGCGCTGCTCAAGCAGAGTCCGTTTCTGCTCTTTCAGCTTCCGTTCTGGTTGCTGAAAGGACGAGCCTATTTCAAGCATGAGATTGCCCGCCGGGTGACGCTCGACGTTGCCACGCTTCCTTATCACCAAGAATTGATCGAATTTCTCTCCAACGAGCGCCGAGCCGGCCGAGAACTGGTCCTTGCCACCGCGAGTCATATCACGTTTGCGCGAGCGGTCGCGGCCCATCTCAGACTCTTTGATGATCGGGTATTCGGCAGCGATGCCTCGGTCAACCTCAAGGGGGCGCGCAAGGTCGCGCTCTTGGTCGAGCGATACGGTGTCCGCCGGTTCGCCTATGCGGGAAACTCAACGGCCGATCTGCCGGTGTGGGCCGAAGCGAATGAAGCGATCATCGTCAACGCGCCTGCCGGATTGGTGAACCGTGCGCAGGCGCTCACCACGGTCACCCGCGTCTTTACGGAGCCGGTGCAATGGCTGAAGCTCTTCGCGAAAGCCCTGCGCATGCATCAATGGGCGAAGAATGTGCTGATCTTTGTTCCAGTCATTGCCTCTCATCAATTCACCAACAGTCGTATGATGGTCCAGGCTTGCCTCGCGTTCCTGGCCTTTAATCTTTCCGCTTCCTCCGTGTACATCCTGAATGATTGTCTCGACCTGGCCTCCGATCGCAGACATCCCCGGAAAATGCATCGCCCCTTTGCCTCCGGTCGTTTGCCCATTCCTTTCGGGCTCTTGTTGGCTGCCGGTTGTCTGCTCGGGGGAATTCTACTGACGTTGGCGCTCCCGCCTTTGTTCTGGCTCGTGCTGGTCGGCTATTTGGCCTTAACGACCGCCTATTCATTCTACCTGAAGCAGTTCGTGTTGCTGGACGTGATCCTGTTGGCGCAGCTCTATACCGTGCGGGTCTACGGAGGCGGAGCCGCGACCGGGGTGGTTCCGTCCCATTGGTTGCTGACGTTTTCGTTGTTTTTGTTCCTGAGCCTTGCTCTGGTCAAACGATTTACGGAACTGCGGCTCATGAACCAAGCCGACGGTAAGGAGTTGTATGGACGTGGCTATTGGGTGACGGATCAGGAGTATATTTCGAGCATCGGTTCGGCAAGCGGCCTGCTGGCCGTGCTGGTGTTGGCGCTGTATATCAGCAGCAAGGAGGTGTTGCTGCTGTATTCTCATGCGGAGGTGCTGTGGCTGGTCTGTCCGGTGATGTTGTATTGGATCAGTCGGGTCTGGATGCTGGCCTACCGAAACAAGATGGACGACGATCCGGTCGTCTTTGCCGTTCGGGATCCCAAAAGTTATGTCATGGCGGCGATGATCGGTGCCATTCTTTTCTTCGCAAAGTGA
- a CDS encoding integral membrane sensor signal transduction histidine kinase, which yields MVAGRVKPRPKCSADVVLRRKPWNTAMNNSPTKIAIVGAGKGGIAVLELLHQIPGVEIVGIADRNPDAPGLKRARDLNVQVAAQVQDLIRNHGVTLIMDVTGDSAMGPLIHASKRPGSEVLSGAATRLLWNLVQHQTKLEAELFQSDKLAGIGAFAAGIVHDINNPLQLILGLAENLTDEQNLDAVHEQAHDIVEAVKRTSAICRDLTRYARRNAAGDTTLVNLNMKMDEALRIARYAVTLQDITVVKRYAEEATVSGNPDELLHVFVNLITNAIQAMSNRGTLTLQTTVGPDGAVSASVSDTGCGIPKEAFSKIFEPLYTTKPPGKGTGLGLYNVMSVISKMEGHICVESDVGIGTTFRIEFSQAQPTMSGATL from the coding sequence ATGGTTGCGGGACGAGTCAAGCCACGCCCCAAATGCTCGGCCGATGTCGTCTTGCGGAGGAAACCATGGAATACGGCCATGAATAACTCTCCGACTAAAATCGCCATCGTCGGCGCCGGAAAGGGCGGGATCGCAGTTCTGGAACTCCTCCATCAGATCCCGGGTGTCGAAATCGTCGGCATTGCAGACAGGAATCCCGATGCCCCGGGCCTCAAGCGGGCGCGCGACCTGAACGTGCAAGTCGCCGCACAGGTTCAAGACCTCATCCGAAACCACGGCGTCACCCTCATCATGGATGTCACCGGTGACTCAGCAATGGGGCCGCTCATTCATGCCTCCAAGCGCCCCGGCTCCGAGGTCCTGAGCGGAGCCGCCACCAGACTCTTGTGGAACCTCGTCCAGCACCAAACGAAATTGGAAGCCGAACTGTTCCAGTCCGACAAACTGGCGGGGATCGGCGCCTTCGCCGCCGGTATCGTCCACGACATCAACAACCCGCTGCAGTTGATCCTCGGACTCGCCGAGAACCTGACGGATGAACAGAACCTCGACGCCGTGCACGAACAGGCGCACGACATCGTAGAAGCCGTGAAACGCACCAGCGCGATCTGCCGCGACTTGACCCGTTACGCGAGGCGCAACGCGGCCGGCGATACCACGCTCGTCAACCTCAACATGAAAATGGACGAAGCGCTGAGAATCGCCCGTTATGCCGTCACGCTGCAGGACATTACGGTCGTCAAACGGTATGCGGAAGAGGCCACCGTGAGCGGAAACCCCGACGAGTTGTTGCACGTCTTCGTCAATCTGATCACGAATGCGATTCAAGCCATGAGCAATCGCGGCACATTGACGCTGCAAACCACCGTGGGGCCGGACGGAGCCGTCAGCGCCTCGGTCAGTGATACGGGATGCGGTATTCCCAAGGAAGCGTTTTCGAAGATCTTCGAACCGCTGTACACGACGAAACCGCCCGGGAAGGGCACAGGGTTGGGATTGTACAATGTCATGTCGGTCATCTCGAAGATGGAAGGTCACATTTGCGTCGAAAGCGACGTCGGCATCGGCACGACCTTCCGAATCGAATTTTCACAAGCTCAGCCGACGATGTCAGGCGCAACCCTATGA
- a CDS encoding SDR family oxidoreductase, translating to MSNNVALITGGAKGIGRAVALDLAAQQWSVAICYRTSAAAADETGKAIVARGGQALVLQCDVSDPEAAKQLVSQVEGKWGRIDALINGAGPYHRVNLFDETTAGWREMFDGNLHPIFYLAQAAAAGMKARKRGRIITFSMANADQMVAQPEVTGHYIAKAGVLILTRTLAKLLAPHGITVNAISPGFIDSGSASPEELAGVVKRIPAGYVGSVADTVAAVRYLLSEGARYVNGANLHLSGGWGI from the coding sequence ATGTCGAACAACGTCGCCCTCATCACCGGCGGAGCGAAGGGAATCGGGCGGGCCGTCGCGCTCGATCTTGCCGCGCAACAGTGGTCCGTCGCCATCTGTTACCGCACCAGTGCCGCAGCGGCGGATGAGACCGGCAAGGCGATCGTGGCCCGCGGCGGGCAGGCCCTCGTTCTGCAATGCGACGTGTCCGATCCGGAGGCAGCCAAGCAGTTGGTCTCGCAGGTCGAGGGGAAGTGGGGCAGGATCGACGCGCTGATCAACGGGGCCGGCCCCTACCATCGCGTAAACCTCTTCGATGAAACGACCGCGGGCTGGCGCGAAATGTTCGACGGAAACCTGCATCCCATTTTTTACCTCGCGCAGGCAGCGGCGGCGGGCATGAAGGCGAGAAAGCGGGGCCGGATCATTACCTTCAGCATGGCCAATGCCGACCAGATGGTGGCCCAGCCGGAGGTGACGGGACACTACATCGCTAAGGCCGGGGTGCTCATCCTGACACGCACCCTGGCGAAACTGCTCGCCCCCCATGGCATCACGGTCAACGCTATCTCTCCAGGCTTCATCGATTCCGGTAGTGCGTCGCCTGAGGAATTGGCGGGAGTAGTCAAACGCATTCCGGCCGGGTATGTCGGCAGCGTGGCGGACACAGTGGCAGCCGTGCGGTATTTGCTGAGCGAGGGGGCACGTTACGTCAACGGCGCCAACCTACACCTCAGCGGGGGGTGGGGAATTTAA
- a CDS encoding response regulator receiver modulated diguanylate cyclase — MGEFKSGFFMSESSCNGRVLVVDDEPDIRKVVRMTLQKAGYEVIEAENGEKAIEAINTGENRLLLDVLICDIRMPKINGVEAIAYFQQEWPRVPIIVLTGFPDTDMATSFLRSGVVDYLVKPVEGEKLRTAVARAMEQRELARL; from the coding sequence ATGGGAGAATTCAAATCTGGCTTCTTCATGAGTGAGTCGAGCTGCAATGGTCGTGTACTCGTCGTCGATGACGAACCGGACATCCGCAAAGTCGTCCGCATGACCCTGCAGAAGGCCGGGTACGAAGTGATCGAGGCGGAAAACGGCGAGAAGGCCATTGAAGCCATCAATACCGGCGAAAACCGGTTGTTGCTGGACGTCCTCATCTGCGACATCCGCATGCCGAAAATCAACGGCGTCGAAGCCATTGCCTACTTCCAGCAGGAATGGCCGCGCGTGCCGATCATCGTCTTGACCGGTTTCCCGGACACCGACATGGCTACCTCGTTTTTGCGAAGCGGCGTCGTCGACTACCTGGTGAAACCGGTCGAGGGCGAGAAGCTGCGCACGGCCGTGGCCAGGGCCATGGAACAACGGGAACTGGCTCGGCTATAG